Below is a window of candidate division WOR-3 bacterium DNA.
CGATGGACAACAGTGCGAGGAGCAAGAAGAAACTCGACAGATCACTGCCCGTCAGGTCTCGCTCAGCATCAACTTGCCGTATGTTCAGAACCTTGGCGCGCTCTGCACCCAGAATGCGTAAATCGCCTTCACCGGGTCGAACGTTCACACACAACGTTTCGCTGTCATAGGAGTAAAAACCCGGTATCTTGAAATTGTCTTCACTATTTAACAAATCACCAGCCGGTGTTCTCACCCACTCGAGAGGTGCAACGTTCTCTCCAACATAAAATTCCCTGCGCCGAGATTCAGCCACAAAATTGACCAAAAGCCGCAAGAACACCGGCACAAAGGACGATTTGTAGACAAAGTTTGTATGCTGCGGGAGCATCCTGCCAGTAATTACAGCCGTATTGCCGCGGACGATAATACAGGGATCACCCGTCGAAAAACGCGCTAACGCACCATGTTGTGCCGAAACCTTCATATAGCGGTAGAACTGTACATCCCTCATCGCCCGTTGATCTTCGAAGATGTTGAATATTCGATGACTGGTATCAACCCAATCGACTACGACATAACCCTTTGGTAATACGTTCTCCTCCACACGACACGTCCCGACCAGTATTTCGCTTAAATTATCGCCTACATCTTCATCCAAGATTACAATCAAACCGGTCCCGGGCCGTGATAGAAAATCAACAAGCCTGAGCCGCTCGCTTTCAGATATCTCCCGCAGACCGGCCAAAATCAAAATGTCATATCTTCTCAAATCAGTATTGCCTATTTTGTCGACATTTTGAATGCCAAACGGCATGCTCGTTCCGGATTCAGGCTGGAGAGCACGAATCAAATAAGGGCTATCCCCGATCAGCAATACTTTCATACTCTGTGGCAATTGCTTGATGAAATAGTATACATTGTCCGGCAGTAGGCTGTCATCGAAGATTTCAACTTTGCCGTTCACATATTCTACCGGTAATTCAAAATCTACAACCGCCTCAGCGCCGGGCTGAAGCACATGTTCGTGTTCAAGATAGTAATCTCCGCTGCTGACACCTATCTTGCCTGACCATGCACGCGGCGAATAACTGTTCACACCGACTTGCAGTGTATAGTTCTGCAGAGGAACAGCTACCGGGTCCTTCAGTAGAACACGTGAAATACCGATGTTTCCTCCAGCAGGTACTCGTACCCAAAAGAAATCACTCTCTGAGGTCATCTGGACAGGAAAATCCCTGAAGTTCTCAACCTGACCATCGCCGATGTAAACATATTCAATACGATGTTCTGCTGCCATTTCCGGCACTCTTTCCAAAGCCTCCCGGATCTGTCCCCCGGTGTAGGCAAGACCAATTTTGCCCAATGAGTGCAGAGCAGACTGATTCCGCATCCAATAATACTCTGTTCCTGCACGCTCCTCGCACAGCGAGATGATACAAAACTCCGCATTGGTCGAGTAGCGTGAAATAACCTGACGCCCGAGTTCCTTCATGCGCTCGAAATTATCTCCATAAACCATGCTGTAAGAATTATCGGCGATCAAATATACAGACGCGAGCCTGCCCATACCGAGCAGAGTACTCTTCAGATGAGGGCGTGCAAGGCTGATAAACAGACACAATATGAATAAACAGCGTGTGAGTAGAATCAACCACTCGCGAAGCTTTAGCCAGCCAAATCGCCGTGCTTCGGTGCTCTTCAGGAACTGAAGCGTTGAAAATGGAATTTTCTTGAGTCGTTTGCGAAACCAAAGATGGATGAGTATGGGTACTGCAGCAAGTGCAGACCCAAGCAGAAACCAGGGGTGAAGGAACGTCATATCAAACGGGCTCTTTTCTGCAAGTAGGCGAATAATGCTTTGTCATAGGGTGTGGACGTATCCAGCACAGTATGGTCGATATGCGACTCGAGCAAATTTCGATGACAGAATTCTATGAATTCCTTGAATCGCTTTCGATAGCGGGAACGCATCAACCCTGGTGTAATAACCATCTCCGAATTACTCTCAAGGTCCGAAAAGATGGCTGACTCTTCAAATGGAAAATCCATTTCGTCCTTATCAAGGATCTGGAATACTATCACCTCATGTTTCCGGTAGCGGAAAGAGCGTAATGCCTTCAGGACATATTCAGGGTCATCCAGCATATCCGAGAGAACGATGACCAACCCGCGCCTCTTTATCTTCTGGGCCAGTTGAAAAAGAACGTCATGCAAGTTGGTTTCACCCCCCGCGCTCGCTTGTTCAATTGTCCGAAGTATCATCATGAAGTTCGTACGTCGGGCCGACGGTGGAACGATCTCTTCTATCTTTCTGTCGAAAGTCGCAATGCCTACGCTGTCCTTTTGTTTAATAAGCATATAGGCGAGACTGGCTCCGAGGTATTTTGCGTATTCCAACTTGCTGATCCTCTTTCCGTAAGCCATCGAACCGCTTTTGTCGAGGAGAATATAAGCCCGGAGGTTTGTCTCTTCCTGGTATTCTTTTATGTAGAACCGGTCGCTTCGACCATAAGCCTTCCAGTCGACCCTTTTCAATTCATCACCAGGCATGTACTGGCGGTAATCGGCAAACTCCTGCGAGAAACCTTTCAGCGGGCTCGCGTGCAATCCACTCAAAAACCCTTCAACCACAAGGCGCGCCTTAATATCAAGTCGTGACAGTCGGGCTAATACTTCAGGATTGAGATATTTTTTTGAAGTACTCAAGAGTTCTTATTATCCCATCTTTCAATGCTACTACTGGTTCCCAACCGATCTGGGAAGATGCTTTTTGACAATCCAGTGCACTTCTTAGGACTTCGCCAGGACGTGGGTCGATATGTTGATGCGCGGTTTTTCTTCCGAGTATGGATGAAAATACGTCAATCAGGTCGTTTACCGCGGTTTCCACGCCCGTCCCGATGTTGAGAATGCTCGGGGAACCTCCCAGAGCGAGAAGATTTGCCTCAACGACATCGCTCACAAACACATAATCCCTCGTCTGTTTTCCATCGCCATAGACGACACAGGGCTCATTCTTGAGGATTCGCTCGATGAAGATGGAAATTACTCCAGCCTCACTCCGCGCTATCTGGCGTGGACCAAAAACATTGCTGTAGCGGAGAATAAAACTGTCCAGATCGAACAGATGAGAAAAAGCCAATATGTACTTCTCCGCGGCAACCTTTGATACTCCATACGGCGACAAAGGGGACAGCGCCGTGCTCTCATTTGCTGGCAGATCATCCGGCTCACCGTACACTGCGCCGCCGCTCGACGCATAAATGAACCTCTTAACTCCGTATTGAACAGCCATACGAAGAAGGTTGAGCGTCCCGAGAATATTGACCCTTGCATCAAACATCGGATCATCAACCGATGTTCTTACATTGATCTGCGCCGCGTGGTGGTTGATTACTTCGAATCTCTCCTTTTCAAAAATACCCTGCAAATCACTGTTTATGTCCATCTCGTAGAACTTGGCTTCAGGATTTACATTTCCGATATCGCCGGTCGAGAGATCATCGATTACCACAACCCCGTGACCTTCTGAAATATAAGCATCGACGATATGGGAACCGATGAATCCGCAACCTCCAGTGACCAGTATCTTCATCTTCAGGGATTATATACGACGTAAACGAATAGTCAACATGATCGCATTTTTCTCACGGAAATATCAGCCGGTATTCTTCATCGATAAATTCGGCAGCACTACCCCATGCTGTATCACCTATATACGACGGGTCCAATATGTAGTAATTGCCGCCGACAAGAGTCCCATTTTGGGAGAGCAGTTCTTCGGCCTGCTCGGTCATCGGCTTCAGCGCGAGTGCAACGTGATATGGCCATTCGACAAAAACTACGTGTGAACCAGGATAATCCAACACGGCCGCCAGCAAAGAATAGAGTAGAACACTACGGCCATCACAATCGTTCCTCGCCTCGAAGAGTTGTCTGCTCACGCTGATGATCGGAAGCGTACTATCGTAACTGAAAATATCTTCGGACTGACAGAATTTGAGCAGAATATTGACTCTGTCGTACTCATCGTAATGCCTCGTCAGCGATTTTAATTTGCTGACGAGATCAAGGCCAGCGAGTTCCACTGTGCCTGATGCAACCATACCATATAAACACGACGGCAGGTTACGGGTCCATGCGACCTGTTCTTCGGGAATGTTGACGGTGACGCCAAAACGGCTGCCCTCGTAGCCCCAGTTCAGCTGCATGGCGTGCCCAACACCCCCAAATTCAGGCAACCGGGTGATCAATGGAAACGGTCTGAGACGCTCTCCGGAGACTTCCAGGCATTGATAGGTGGATACCGGTTCTCTAACGACCAACTCACCCACAGGCGTCTCGTCATCGAATACCTTCAGGTAATACTTGCGTCCTTTGATTTCAACCCAATGCCCCTGCCGGATCGTCCATTTTTCTTCGAAGTTGATACCTATGTACATCTCACTTCCATTATGCAGGTATTGAACATCCCAACCCCATTTCTGCATGACCACGCATACAGCAACAATGTAACTTTGAACGTTTCCTCGCCTGCGCTTCAAGATTTCCGGGAATGTAATATAATCTCCACTTGCATCGGCCTCGAATGCAGAGAAGTATTTTATCAATTGAACAAGCATCGCAAAAGGATCACGCCGCGTTACCGCCCCGCCGACCGCCTCCTCAAGATCGGAGAGCATCGAATCGGATACCTGCTGGTATGATACATCAAAACATTGCTGCGCTGGATTTTGCTGCAGGACTAATTTGTTCGAGTAGTGAACTGTAATTGCAGATATGGCAATGACAACAACAACAGACACAATGAAAATTGAAAAAAGAGTGGTCTTTCTGATATTCCTACCCTGTATCTCCGGCTAGTTTCTTGATCTTACCTTCCAGTTCGTCAATTCTGGTTCTTAACTTCTCTTTCTCGGCTTTGGCAATTTTGACCCGCACCCGGATCAGCAGATATACGACAACAATCAGCAACAATATCTGCGGTACAATAATTTGAAAATACCCTCGGATAATCCCGAATATCAGTGTTACAAAGGCCAGAATGACTACCAGTCCCAAACCTTCAACCACGGTTCCTCCTTTGCGTATAATCTCTTACGCTGATTCTACAATTTACTCCGCACAATCTCTTTGACCCTCATCAGTCGGGTCAAGTCTCCCCGTTCAATTTCGGACAACTTGAGATTGATGAATTTGATCGTCTCGTCTATCGAAGGAATGAGGATGTATTCCAGAGCATTGACCCGCCGCCGTGTTTTTTCGATCTCGTTTGCAAGTAACTCAAGTGTTTTCTCCAATTCAGCCAGTTCCAGGAGGCGCGAGATGAGCTGGTCTATCTTTAGCAAAGCAAGATCAAGATCGCCTGACGTCGATAGAAATCCGTAGCCTATTAGATGACCAGATATTTTCTTAGAGAATTTGGGGATCTTCAAATTCAGGATCCGCTCTGTGCTATGCTCAATGTCTATGCTCTTGGATACCGCAAGCAGTGCCTCATCTGTGGCCTTAGGTGCTTGTTTACTCGAGGCAAAATAGAAGTAACTAAACGCGCTCCTCAACTCTTCTTCTATTCTCAATCTTAACTCTCGTATCCGGTAGATGAACTCAAGTATCCGTCGCATCAATTCGTCCTGCTTATCTTTCAGCAGTTTATGCCCGCGCCGCGCGACATTGCCGCGTCTCTTTAGATACAGCAATTGCATCCTGGTGGGTGGTATATCGAGTTTCATATTCTACCTATCTCATCCGGTCACAGCAGCTTTTTCTGAAGGCTTTGCATCGTAGTATCTTTTCAGATATTCGTCACGCACTCGTTTCATCTCGCCACGCGGCACCATGCGCAGTAATTCCCAGCCGAGATCGAGTGTTTGCTCGATAGTCCGATCTTCATACTCGCCCTGTGATATGTAACGTTCCTCATATTCCTGAGAAAACTTCAGATAGATCTTGTCCATATCCGAAAGCGCCGCTTCACCGAGGATCACGGCGAGCTCGGCCGCTTCCTTACCCCTGGCGTAGCACGCGATCAATTGATTGAACAGATCGGCGTGATCCTCCCGGGTCTTACCCTTGCCAATACCCTTATCTTTCAACCTTGACAAGGACTGCTGAACATCGACAGGCGGCGATACTTTTTTCCTGTAGAGACCGCGTGAGAGAATGATTTGACCTTCAGTGATATAGCCAGTCAAATCCGGGATCGGATGGGTCTTATCGTCCTCTGGCATAGAGAGAATCGGGATCAAGGTGATCGAACCTTTCTTTCCTTTTATCCGGCCGGATCGCTCATAAATACTGGCAAGGTCAGTATACAAGTAGCCTGGGTATCCCCTCCGGCCAGGTATTTCCTTACGCGCGGCCGAAATTTCCCGCAATGCCTCGGCGTAATTGGTCATGTCTGAGAGAACTACTAAAATATGCAGCCCCTTAGTGAACGCGAGGTACTCGGCAACGGTAAAAGTAACCCGCGGTGTCGAGATCCTTTCAATTGCCGGGTCGTCGGCAAGATTGAGAAACAGCACGACCCGCTCCAGGGCGCCTGATTTTGTGAAATCCTGGATAAAGAAATTCGCCTCTTCAAAAGTAATCCCCATCGCTCCGAAGACAACGGCGAATTCCTCCTCTTTCCCCAATACTTTCGCCTGCCGGGCAATCTGTGCAGCAACCCTATTGTGAGGCAGTCCAGACCCGGAAAATATCGGCAGCTTTTGCCCACGCACCAGGGTGTTGATCCCGTCTACAGAAGAAATGCCAGTTTGAATGAATTCATTCGGGTAATCACGCGCAGTGGGGTTGATAGGCGCACCGTTGACATCAAGTATCGCTTCTGGAATTATTGAAGGACCACCGTCTTTCGGACGGCCCAAGCCGTCAAAGATCCGTCCCAGCATTTCTTCTGAAACACCTATGCTGAGGGTCTTACCCAGGAAGCGAACCCGACAATTCTGCACGTCGATACCGGTTGATCCTTCAAAGATCTGAACGAGTGCCTTGTCTCTATCAACCTCGAGGACGCGACCCCTTTTCTTAACGCCGGTGCCGGTGTATATTTCGACGAGCTCTTCGTATTTCGCTCCGCTGACTCCTTCAACAAGCAGAAGCGGGCCGGCAACATTAGATATGCTACTGTATTCCTTAATCATTTTCTATCCCCTTGTCCCTTTTTCTCCTTGTCTCCCTGTCCCTCAGTCTCCTTGTCTTTGACGGTCTCCGTTTCTCCCTGTCTCCCCTTCTCCGCTTCACCGATTCTCCCATTCTCCGTTTCTTTCTGTTTTGCGTCTCCCTTGATCATTCGGTCGAAGTCCGCAGTCAATTCATCCTTAATCCCATCAATTACGTCGAGCTTAGATTCTTCAAGATATTTCATCCTTGCTATCTTATCCCGAATATCCATCTTCACGATATCATCGAAAGCAACACCGCGCTTAAGAGCGTCACGCGCCTTATTGTAGTGGAACATGCATACGGATAGCATTTTATATTGCTTCTTAAGCGATGCATAAGTATCAATCTCATGAAAAGCATTTTGATGCAGAAAATCTTCACGGATCGAACGCGCCCCTTCGAGAATGAGACGGTCCTCCGGAGAGAGCGCATCGACGCCAATAAGCCTGACTATTTCCTGTAATTCCGCTTCCTGCTCCAGCAATTTCATGGCCTCTCTTGATAGCTCTGTAAAATCCTTCGCAGTCATTTTATTCACATCATCAGCGATATCATCGATGTAGAGCGAATACGAATTCAACCAGGAGATTGCCGGAAAATGTCGCTGATATGCGAGTTTATCCTCGAGACTCCAGAACACCTTAACAACCCTCAATGTCGCCTGCACAACCGGATCGGAAAGATCACCACCAGGAGGCGACACCGCACCAACTACACTGAGTGCACCTTCCCTATCGGGTTTCCCCAATGTCTTCACGCGACCTGCCCTTTCATAGAAAGAACTTACTCGCGCCGCAAGATACGCTGGATATCCTTCTTCACCCGGCATTTCCTCGAGTCGTCCAGAAATCTCTCGCATCGCCTCTGCCCATCGCGATGTCGAATCGGCCATAACGGCAACAGAATAGCCCATATCCCGGAAATATTCGGCGATCGTAATACCAGTATAAACAGACGCCTCACGGGCGGCCACGGGCATATTGGACGTATTGGCGATCAATACCGTCCTTTTCATGAGCGCTTCTCCAGATCGCGGGTCTTTGAGTTCCGGAAATTCGAGCAAAACATCGGTCATTTCATTACCTCGCTCACCACAACCGATGTACACAATAATCTCTGCATCCGCCCACTTGGCGAGTTGATGCTGTATCACCGTCTTTCCCGATCCAAAAGGACCAGGACAACATGCCGTGCCTCCCTTGGCTATCGGGAAGAACGTATCAATGACCCGCTGCCCTGTCGACAGCGTGAGCGACGGAGCCAATCTTTCTTTATAGCCCCTGGGAATCCTGACCGGCCAACGGTGCATCATGGTCAAATCGTGCTTTTCCTTGTTATGTTCAAGCGAACATATAACAGCGTTTACGAGAAAATCACCTTCTTTTATTTCCTTTATCTTACCCTTCATGCCAGGCGGCACAAGGATCTTGTGCAGCACTAACTTGGTCTCCTGCACTTCACCGATTATGTCTCCGGGTCCAACTTCAGTCCCCGACTTGACGGTCGGCTTGAAATGCCACTTCTTGTCGCGCTCCAGGGCGGGCACCTCGATACCCCGTGTGATGTAATCGCCGGTATTTTCCTTAATAATATCCAGCGGCCGCTGGATACCGTCAAAAATCGATTCGATAAGGCCTGGTCCCAGTTCGACAAAGAGGGGTTCATCAGTCATGTAAACCGGCTCGCCAGGACCGATTCCCGACGTATTCTCATAGACCTGAATTGACGCCAGGTCTCCGGCAAGACCGACGATCTCACCAACAAGTCGTTCGTCGCTCACACGCACCACGTCGTACATCTTGCTCCCTGTCATCCCCTTTGCCACGACCAACGGACCAGATACCTTAGTGATCTCGCCTTTCCTCATCTTTCCTCCAAGAATATATCAGCACCTACTGCCTTTTTTATAACTCCCCTGATTCTCTCGATCGCCACTTTTGTCTTGCCACGCCCCGATGGTATCGGTATTAAACAAGGAAGCGTCTCTGTTCGGTATTTTGATAGAACATCACTCAACTCTTCAATGAATTCTTCAGTAAAAAGAATGATCTTGGCTCCTTCTTTGATCAAGCCTTCGACTGTAGCCGCACAATCTCCTTCCTTGACATAGACCACCCTCGCACCGGTCGCAAGAAATGGCATCACAGTTTCACGTTTACCCACGATCGCTAACGCATTACCAGACATCTGGAATACTCTCCTTCAGGTCCTCAACCGAAACCTCGTTCAATTTCCCCCAATAGACCTGCCGCAATTTTGTTATTTCGCCCATCTTGAATTTGTAGTAGGCAAAGAGTGGCTCGACTCCGAATGTCATATGCCTGGCTTGCGCCAGGTAGCCAAGTTTGTATTCCTCGTTCAGTCTCTCAAGGCGGAGAAAAGAATTTCTGTCTTCAAAGTACGCACCACCCTTCTCGACCATAGATGCGTAAGGGGTATTGAAAAAATTGCGCCCGAGCTGGTCCTGCGCAACGTCGAGATTGCCCATAAAGAACTCCAGTTTCAAACCTCCCCATGGCAGGTAGATCTGCTTAAAAATCTCCCGTTTATCTTCAAATTGTCTGGCTCTGAAAAAATTGCGGACATTTTCTAATTCAAAATACATTTCAAAAAAACCCTGGAAGAATGGTGCAAAAGCCGCGGCTTCATATAAATGCTTGCAGAGTATGCGATCGAGATTAGTCGACAACACAAACGGATCTTTATCAACCACAAACCTGGCCACTTCATCAAGGACCTCAGACCATGACTCCACGGTATCCAAATCCTGTGCGTAGAGTAACTCCTCACCACCCTCCTTGAGTTTCACCTTCAGATTGTGAAGCTGTTCGGGCCAATCAACGAAATTTCTGACCTCTTCGGTGATGCAAAACCGGTTAAACAAACAACGCACGGAATTTTCTTGGGATTCAAGATTATCATTGATATCTTGCTGCCCCACATACGGCGTGTCAGAAAGAATCGTATTGAAGCTGCCGTAATCGGCAGCGATCAAACGGTCGAAATGCCCCCTGGTCAAGAGCCTCGCTTCGAGCGCCCTTATGATGCCATTTACATATGCGTATCTTGTATCCCCAGTACCCTTGATCATTTCGATTCCACTATTTTAATGATATCAAAATTCTCGTCCAAAGTCACCAGCAGGATCCGTTCAATAGGTATTTCATCTGCGGTCCTCACTGTTATCTCGAATTTTAATCGATAAATACTTTTGAATTGCTTGGGCACTCCCATATCGAGTTTCTCATATATCGCATCCTGCGGCTTGACGGTCCTCTCGGATACTTTCGGCTCAACACCTTTGAATTCTGGATATTGCGCGACAATCTCTTCCTTAATTCTTTCAATATGCTTGGGGTCGATCAGCATATCAGCCCCGCCTTCTGAGGCGGTCTCACCCTCAATGTAGGATCGCCATATAGGACGAACTGTAACAGGGTTTTTGTGTCATCGTCATCGAGAAAACCGTGCCGGCGCAATGATTTGCGTGCGAAATCAAGCTTCGCATTTCTCAAACTCTCACCCAGCGTGTGACCCTGCTGCAGGTATTCAAAGAAGTATTTCACAAGGAGATCGGCCTCGCTCGAAGGCGGCTGTGCAGGCCCGTACGCGATAGTTGTAGAACCGCAGAAACCTGCCACCTCAGGTTCAGCCAGGAATTTCATGCTAATTGCATTATCCTGCGTTTTCTCAATAATATACGCGCCATAGCACGACTCGGAAGCAACAATACCAGCTGAGCCCACCACATTTTCTGGACCCATTGCCACCGGATAACTAGCACCTTCCTGCCCGTACCAGTTTGCTGACAATTTGCTGCCATGGACATTGAAATATAGATAATCTTTCTTCTGCAGCCATGCTTTGTCGAATTTGTCTTTCGTGACCGGTGGTGTACACTCCAGCTCCTCAGGCTCACCTATTGGCCGGTAAACGTTCTCCGATGACCTTTGCCAGACTCTGGCTGTCAGCCCGAAGGATTTGTCATGTCGTGACACAACTTTATTCAATTGCTGGACCATAAAATCACTGTTTCCACTATCCGGGATACGTGAGCATGCTCGTTCGGGGATGACGTAATTATCATCGCGCGAGGCATACGGATTATCAGATAATACACTTTCATCTGCATCATCACAGGGATTCTCCAGGCGAAAGAAAGGTATCACCTCATCGCCTCCCAACAGCAGGAGAAAATCGAAATCACCCAATTTCTTCTCAAAATCCGAAACATATTCTCTTATTGCCTCAGCATCCCTTGCCACGGGTTCAATCCCGTATTCATTTGGAGCATCATAATAGCAAAATACCGGTTCATATATCTTCCGCGACTCAACGTATTCATTTAGTGCTTTCTCTAAGGGGCGGATATCCCTGATTCGTTCATGCAGCGCCTCTTTGCCGCTCAGAATCAGCATCCGCATTGGTCATTATACTAAAATTCACAGCGAAGTCAAGAAATTGTAGCCATTTCGCTGTTGACTTTAGGTCCTTGCCATGTATAATACGAAATCACGGGGCGTGGCGCAGTGGCTTAGCGCGCATGGTTTGGGACCATGAGGTCGTGGGTTCAAATCCCACCGCCCCGACCTCACTAAATCCTAAATCTCAAATTCTAAACCCTAAACAATACCAAAATACAAAATCCAAATGACCAAAACAGACATCACGAACAAAGTGATAATGGGGTGTTTATCCGAAGTGCTCTTTTAACAACCTCGCGACCTCAGCCGGCGTCTCGCCAACCTTTATTCCGCAATCCTCAAAGGCCTTGATCTTTTCCGCCGCCGTGCCAGCGGTCCCAGAGATAATAGCTCCGGCATGGCCCATGCGCTTGTCCGCGGGCGCCGTCTTCCCAGCGATAAAGCCGAATACTGGCTTCTTGAAATTCTTCTTCACGTAGACCGCAGTATCCTGTTCATCACGGCCACCGATCTCGCCCACAACGACCACGGCTTCGGTATCCTTGTCATCTGCAAAAAGCTCAAGGCAGTCAATGAATTTAGTCCCGATTATCGAATCGCCACCGATACCCAGACATGTCGATTGACCGAGCCCGCATTTTGT
It encodes the following:
- a CDS encoding BatA domain-containing protein — protein: MTFLHPWFLLGSALAAVPILIHLWFRKRLKKIPFSTLQFLKSTEARRFGWLKLREWLILLTRCLFILCLFISLARPHLKSTLLGMGRLASVYLIADNSYSMVYGDNFERMKELGRQVISRYSTNAEFCIISLCEERAGTEYYWMRNQSALHSLGKIGLAYTGGQIREALERVPEMAAEHRIEYVYIGDGQVENFRDFPVQMTSESDFFWVRVPAGGNIGISRVLLKDPVAVPLQNYTLQVGVNSYSPRAWSGKIGVSSGDYYLEHEHVLQPGAEAVVDFELPVEYVNGKVEIFDDSLLPDNVYYFIKQLPQSMKVLLIGDSPYLIRALQPESGTSMPFGIQNVDKIGNTDLRRYDILILAGLREISESERLRLVDFLSRPGTGLIVILDEDVGDNLSEILVGTCRVEENVLPKGYVVVDWVDTSHRIFNIFEDQRAMRDVQFYRYMKVSAQHGALARFSTGDPCIIVRGNTAVITGRMLPQHTNFVYKSSFVPVFLRLLVNFVAESRRREFYVGENVAPLEWVRTPAGDLLNSEDNFKIPGFYSYDSETLCVNVRPGEGDLRILGAERAKVLNIRQVDAERDLTGSDLSSFFLLLALLSIVLELGLIFLR
- a CDS encoding DUF58 domain-containing protein, whose product is MSGLHASPLKGFSQEFADYRQYMPGDELKRVDWKAYGRSDRFYIKEYQEETNLRAYILLDKSGSMAYGKRISKLEYAKYLGASLAYMLIKQKDSVGIATFDRKIEEIVPPSARRTNFMMILRTIEQASAGGETNLHDVLFQLAQKIKRRGLVIVLSDMLDDPEYVLKALRSFRYRKHEVIVFQILDKDEMDFPFEESAIFSDLESNSEMVITPGLMRSRYRKRFKEFIEFCHRNLLESHIDHTVLDTSTPYDKALFAYLQKRARLI
- a CDS encoding GDP-mannose 4,6-dehydratase, translated to MKILVTGGCGFIGSHIVDAYISEGHGVVVIDDLSTGDIGNVNPEAKFYEMDINSDLQGIFEKERFEVINHHAAQINVRTSVDDPMFDARVNILGTLNLLRMAVQYGVKRFIYASSGGAVYGEPDDLPANESTALSPLSPYGVSKVAAEKYILAFSHLFDLDSFILRYSNVFGPRQIARSEAGVISIFIERILKNEPCVVYGDGKQTRDYVFVSDVVEANLLALGGSPSILNIGTGVETAVNDLIDVFSSILGRKTAHQHIDPRPGEVLRSALDCQKASSQIGWEPVVALKDGIIRTLEYFKKISQS
- a CDS encoding V-type ATP synthase subunit D — translated: MKLDIPPTRMQLLYLKRRGNVARRGHKLLKDKQDELMRRILEFIYRIRELRLRIEEELRSAFSYFYFASSKQAPKATDEALLAVSKSIDIEHSTERILNLKIPKFSKKISGHLIGYGFLSTSGDLDLALLKIDQLISRLLELAELEKTLELLANEIEKTRRRVNALEYILIPSIDETIKFINLKLSEIERGDLTRLMRVKEIVRSKL
- a CDS encoding V-type ATP synthase subunit B, whose translation is MIKEYSSISNVAGPLLLVEGVSGAKYEELVEIYTGTGVKKRGRVLEVDRDKALVQIFEGSTGIDVQNCRVRFLGKTLSIGVSEEMLGRIFDGLGRPKDGGPSIIPEAILDVNGAPINPTARDYPNEFIQTGISSVDGINTLVRGQKLPIFSGSGLPHNRVAAQIARQAKVLGKEEEFAVVFGAMGITFEEANFFIQDFTKSGALERVVLFLNLADDPAIERISTPRVTFTVAEYLAFTKGLHILVVLSDMTNYAEALREISAARKEIPGRRGYPGYLYTDLASIYERSGRIKGKKGSITLIPILSMPEDDKTHPIPDLTGYITEGQIILSRGLYRKKVSPPVDVQQSLSRLKDKGIGKGKTREDHADLFNQLIACYARGKEAAELAVILGEAALSDMDKIYLKFSQEYEERYISQGEYEDRTIEQTLDLGWELLRMVPRGEMKRVRDEYLKRYYDAKPSEKAAVTG
- a CDS encoding V-type ATPase subunit, yielding MIKGTGDTRYAYVNGIIRALEARLLTRGHFDRLIAADYGSFNTILSDTPYVGQQDINDNLESQENSVRCLFNRFCITEEVRNFVDWPEQLHNLKVKLKEGGEELLYAQDLDTVESWSEVLDEVARFVVDKDPFVLSTNLDRILCKHLYEAAAFAPFFQGFFEMYFELENVRNFFRARQFEDKREIFKQIYLPWGGLKLEFFMGNLDVAQDQLGRNFFNTPYASMVEKGGAYFEDRNSFLRLERLNEEYKLGYLAQARHMTFGVEPLFAYYKFKMGEITKLRQVYWGKLNEVSVEDLKESIPDVW
- a CDS encoding C25 family cysteine peptidase, producing MRMLILSGKEALHERIRDIRPLEKALNEYVESRKIYEPVFCYYDAPNEYGIEPVARDAEAIREYVSDFEKKLGDFDFLLLLGGDEVIPFFRLENPCDDADESVLSDNPYASRDDNYVIPERACSRIPDSGNSDFMVQQLNKVVSRHDKSFGLTARVWQRSSENVYRPIGEPEELECTPPVTKDKFDKAWLQKKDYLYFNVHGSKLSANWYGQEGASYPVAMGPENVVGSAGIVASESCYGAYIIEKTQDNAISMKFLAEPEVAGFCGSTTIAYGPAQPPSSEADLLVKYFFEYLQQGHTLGESLRNAKLDFARKSLRRHGFLDDDDTKTLLQFVLYGDPTLRVRPPQKAGLIC